In Papio anubis isolate 15944 chromosome 20, Panubis1.0, whole genome shotgun sequence, the genomic window tttatttctgtttatgtcatgaattttgattattgatttgcatatgttgaaccagccctgcatcACAGGGGTGAAGCCAAATTGATCATGGTGGatcagttttttgttgttcttgttgttttttaagacaaagtttcGCTTTTGTtcccagtgcagtggtgtgatcttggctcaccacaacctctgcctcccgggttcaagtgattctcttgcctcagcctctcgagtagctgggattacaggcatacaccaccacacctggctaattttttgtattttgtagaggcagggtttctccatgttggtcaggctggtcttgaactcctgtcctcaggtgatctgcctgcctcaacctcccaaagtggtggggttaccatgcccggcctggtggatgttttttgatgtgctgctggattccgtttgccagttttgttttgttttagtttttttttattttttatttttttgagacagagtctcactctgtcacccagattggagtacagtggcactatcttggctcactgcaacctctgcctcccaggttcaagtgattcttctgcctcaacctcctgagtagctaggagtacaggcatgagccaccactccagctaaattttggatttttagtagagatagggtttcaccatgttggccaggctggtcttgaactcctgaccttgtgatccacccaccttggcctcccaaactgctggggttacaggtgtgagccaccatgcccagccgagaaatgaaaaaccctccaaaaaaaaaaaaaaaatcaataaatctaggagctgttttttgaaaaaattaacaaaatagggccgggcacagtggctcacgcctgtaatcccagcactttgggaagccaaggcggggggatcacctgaggtcaagagatcaaaaccaacttggccaacatgatgaaacctgtctctactaaacatagaaaaattagctggtcatagtagcacgtgcctgtaatcccagctactccagaggctgaggcagcagaatcgcttgaacccaggaggtggaggttgcagtgaaccaagatcctgccactgcactccagcctgggtgaagtgcagtgagactctatctcaactggttattctagttagcagctcctctCTCTAactttttatcaaggttcttagcttctttgcattcagttagaatatgctccttttTAGCTCagtggagtttgttattacccatcttctgaagcctacttctgtcaatttgtctatcttattctccatccagttctgcacccttgctggagaggcattgcaatcatttggagaaaAGGCACTCTTgccttttgtgttttcagtgtctttttctttttactttttttttttttttttttttgagacggagtcttgctctgtcgcccaagctggagtgcagtggcgcaatcttggctcactgcaagctctgcctcccaggttcacataattctcctgactcagcttcacgagtagctgggactacaggtgcctgctaccatgcccggctaatttgtttgtagttttagtagagacggggtttcaccatgttagccaggatggtctcgatctcctgacctcatgatccgcccgccttggcctcctaaagtgctgggattacaggcttgagccaccgcacctggcttcagcgtttttttcattgattctttctcatcttcatgagtttgtgtAGCttcgatctttgaggctgctgactcTTGGATGGGGTTCTTGTGGGgacttttttgttgctgttgttcatttctgtttgcttttctttcagtGGTCCGGTCCCTCTTCTGTATGgttgctgtggtttgctgggggttcactttaGGCCCTATTTATCTGGTTGACTCCTGCACCTGGAGATAATACTCAAGGAGGCTGGATAACAGCAAAGATGGATGCCTTCTGCTTCCTCTGGAATGTCTGACCTCAAGGAACACCAATCTGATGCCAGTAGGAACACAGCTGTATAcgggtgtctgacaacccctgttggagtatctcacccagttgggtggcacgaGGAACAGGACCCATTTAATGAAGCTTTTattgtcccttggtggaggggtATGCTTCACTGGGGTTAAACCCACTTCTCTGGGCTGCTTGGATTCCTTAGAATTAGCAGGAGGAGAAGCTAAGTCTGCTCGTCCACAGAGACTGTGGTCACCTCTCCCCTTAGGGACTCAGGCCCagagagatcagagttctgtccctgaGTCCCTGGCTGAAGCtgttggagttcctgcagggtGGCCCCACAAagtgaggagggatgggtcaGAGTCCGGCCTGAAGGGGTGCTGTAGCTGCAGTCTGGCACAGTcagtgtgttgggctgtgggggacACCTCTTGGAACCACGCCGTCCAGCATCCCTgtctccagcaggggaaaagctcCGCCAGGAGCTATAGAGATGGCTGCCGCCCTTCCCCTGACCAGGGATAGCTGCCTAGTGTGTTACACAGCTATCAGTCCCAGTACTGGTTGCTGCCCCTCCCCAAGGAGCTGaaatggcttagacagcaggcagccacagctgTGGTGCTGGTCACCCCCCGCGGGGAACTCAGCAGGCTTAAACCAATTTTAGCTGAGAGGTTGTTGAGAATCTGCACAGCTCTGGGGTTGGGACCCTAGGCCCCGGTGGCATGGGTTCCCGAGTGAAATCTTTCAATctgtgggttgcacagttccatggaaaaagcatGGTTTTGTCAGCTAAGTAGGACACTCattcactgcctcccttggccagGGGATGGGGGCTCCCCTGCCCTGTGTGGCTGTCAGGTGGGTGGCTGCACCacactcttctttcttcctctccctgggcCATCCCAGCTgcctagtcagttctgatgagagaacctggatacctcaggAGCCAGTGCAGGATGCACAGGCCATTATGGTTCTTTTCGGTGGGAGCCTCTGATCACCactgcttctagttggccatctttgCCCCGCCCctaaaagttttttgttgttgttgttgttgttcttttttgagacggtctcatctgtcacttccaggctggagtccagtggccggatctcagctctcactgcaagcccccTCCTGGGTTTAGGGGCcatctccctcctgcctcagcctcccgtagctgggactacaggcgcctgtcacctcaccccaaggtttttgtatttttttagtagagacggtttcacccaGCTAGCTGAcgtgatggtctcatctcctgacctcatgatccaatctgcctctcggcctcccaaagtgctgggattacaggcttgagccaccgcgaccggcaaCTCTCTTATAATTTCTAAGATATATTTTGTAACAAATTTTATGCTTGCCACACTTTATGTAAGAATTCAATAAGATTCTTCTtttacaaacaaagaaaaacaatgctaACTGATTTAATTCTTTCACATGTGGACAGTGTATGCCTCTCACTTTAATTAACTAATCTCAAAGTTATATTGGTAAGCAAATTCTCCActcaaaaccatttttttaagcacattaaaaataccaacttttggccaggcgcagtgactcatacctgtaatcccagcactttgagaggccgaggcgggcagattacgagttcaggagttcgagaccagcctggccaatacggtgaaaccccatctccactaaaaatacaaaagttagccgggcatagtggtgcgtgcctgtaagtcccagctacttcggaggctgaggcaggagaattgcttgaacccaggaggcagaggttgcagtgagctgagatcatgccactgcactccagcctgggtgacagagcgagactctgtctccaaaaaaccaaaaacccaccaAGTTTCTCAGCAGAACCTACAAAGTACCATGTAAAACAACATGGTAGGAAGACAAGTGAGAAAACTGTAGCTGTAacacagaaaaaggagaaaagctgTGATGCATACATCCTTGAAATGAACGTAAGACAAACAAAACtgaagataattaaaaaataaagaagcagaatATGTCTTTAAATTCAGCAAGAGTGAGCTTTGCATCCTGGAAATAAAAATGTCCTCTCAACATGAGGAATCAATGTAATTTCTTCTCCATTGATATTTTCCATTCTGACTTAAAGTTACAAACTAACTGCAGAAGAAATACTTACGGCTTATCACGAAGCATCTGCTACACAGCAAGCACTGCCGTATTTGCTTGCTGCATTTATACACAAAAACATCCTCTTGACTTATGGAACCCTCCCTAGTACTTATCTGAACAAATttgctcagtaaataaataaattaacttatgacaattttaaaaatggagaggaACAATAAGTAAGTAAAAGTGAGCTTATATGGGGTTCTccaagtaaaagaaacaaatggaatcttctaactaaataaaatataacttaataCACTAATTGTGGGATGACATCTAAAGATCGTTTTGTGTACACTactaaacttcataaaaattattcttataatCCATGACATAATGTATActtcataaattataaaacaaaaaaatatatctaagaaagaagaaaagtatggGTCTAGCACGAGTACCAGCCAAGTAAAACCAAAGAAATTTCAAGGGGAGATTCTTAACCATAAGATGTAAGATTTTACAATAATGAATTCAATACAAACCAGAGAGTATAGATTTGCTTTCCCCATTTttgaggtttttggttttctagtaAATTAGTCactttattataatttgttttgttctaatatttttttctgaaaataggtACAAACTCAGAATTACACAAACACACTTACTTCATAATTTTCTTGCACCTAAATACCTTTAGagtgatatatgtgtatatttaaccatatgtaaatcaaaactaaaagtctATATGTGTCTGTTTACAGGCATAGTGGCCAcatgttcaaagaaaaatatgtaacacatttttgtttacattcctgtatgatttttattatgaCCACAAAAATGACCTTATAATAAACAAcaatttaaatgtacatttcaaaGTAATTAAAAGTGTAGATTTGGATTGCTTGTaattcaaagaataaatgttGAAGATGGTGAATCtctcatttaccctgatgtgatcattacatattttatCCTGGTATCAAAAATATGCCATATATggcagaaatatatatacacactatgtaTCCACCgaagttaagaaaaataagtttgtcaaggcaaaaaaatatatatatatagtactacAACCCTCTTTATATTTGTAATGTTtgtcctcaaaaaaatactaagaCATGTATTTTCTAAAAGATACTCCGAGAGTAattgcatttttaatgtttttattaagtaTAAACTGTGATGTTAAGATGTGATCAGATATTAAtggcttttccacattctttatAGGTGTACTTCTTTTTTCAAGTATAAATGCTTTCCTATGTGATAAGGTGTATTGGTTAAAtgttttgccacattcttcattAAGGAGTTTTCTCCAGTATAAATTATCTTGCAATCAAATGTGACTACCATTTAAAGGCTTTGTGACATTACTGACGTCTAGGGTTTCTTGACACTATGGTTTATGTTTAGAGAAGTTTAAGGTGTTCTCAAGAGCACTGTCATATCTTTTGGATTTGTAGTTTATCTCTAGTATGATTTGATAACTAATTAAAaactttgccacattcttcacatttgtagaatTTCTCTGCAGCACAAATTATCTCACGTGTAATAAAggttgaaatgtttttaaagcttttgtcatattcttcatatttataaaatgtatcttctgtatgaattatcttatgctTAGTAAGAGTTGAAGATCACTTAAAGACTCTGttacattcttcacatttgtagggtttttcttcagtatgaattatcttatgtgtgGAAAAGTGTGAGAAATGGTTACAGGTTTTGCCAcgttcttcacatttgtagggctAGTTTCCattatgaattatcttatgttcaGTAAGGTTTGAGGACCAGTTAAAAGCTTTGCAACATTCTTCACGTTTGCAGAGTTTATCTGCAGTATAAATTGTTTATTAAGAATTGAAGAATGGTTATAACATTATTCatttcacatttgtagggtttctctcccaTTGAATTATCTTGTTTAGTAAGAGTTGAGGACTGGCTAAAAGTGTTCCCactttcttcacatttgtagagtTTTTCTCCGGTATGAATTTCCTTATGTCTAGTAAAGTTTGAGAATTGATTAAAAGCActgtcacattcttcacatttatagAGTTTGTCTTCAGTATAAACTATCTTATGTTCAGTAAGGTCTGAAAACCAGTTAAAAGCTTTGtcacattttttgtatttataggtTTTCTCTTCAGTATTAATTATCTTAAGTTCAGTAAGGTTTAAGGACcagttaaaagctttgccacgttcttcacatttgtagggtttctctctaATATAAATTATCTTATATTCAGTAAGATTTGAGAACCCATTAGAAGCTTTGCCACATCCTTCACATTTGTAAAGTATCTCTCTAGTAGCAATTATTTTGTGTTCAGTAAGTTCTGAGAAACACTTAAAAGTTTTGCCAAATTCTTTGCATTTGTGGCGTTTCTCTCCAGTATAAATTGAGTAAGGTTTGAGAACTGGTTAAAAGTTTTGCCCATTCTTCACATTTGCAGTGTTTGTCTctagtatgaattatcttatgttcaGTAAGATTTGAGGACTGactaaaagctttgccacattcctcACATTTGAAGGGTTCCTCTTCCGTATGAATTATGTTTGGTAAGATTTGAGGAccggttaaaagctttgccatATTATTCACATTTGtggagtttattttctttaggaattCTCTCAGTTTGAGTAAGAGCTGAGCAATGGTTAGAAGCTATGccacatttattatatttgtagGGTTTTCCTCCAGTAtcaattatgtatatttaaggtGTGAGGACTGGttaaaggcttttccacattcttcaTATTTGATGGGTTTCTCTTCAGTATGAATGGTTTTCTGTCTAGTAAGGTTTGAGGATTGGTTAAAAGTTTTGCCACATtccacatatacaccatggaatacaatgtagccataaaaaagggtaaGTTCATGTACTTTGGacggacatggatgaagctggaaaccatcattctcagcaaactatcataaaaacagaaaactaaaccacatgttctcactcataggtggaaactaaacaatgagaacacttggacacaaggcggggaatatcacacactggggcctgtcagtgggtggggggctggggagggatagcgttaggagaaatacctaatttaaatgacgagttgacgggtgcagcaaaccaacatggcacatgtataactttgtaacaaacctgcacgttgtgcacgtgtaccctagaacttaaagtataaaaaaaagttttgccaCATTattacatttgtagggtttctctccagtatgaattgtTTTATGTCTAGTAAGGCTTGAGGACTGGTTAAAagtttgccacattcttcacacaTGCACGGTCTTCTCTAGTATAAATTATCTTATGTGTATTAAGGTTTGTAAAATGGTTGAAAGCTCTGCcacattattcacatttttagGGTTTCTCCCGTACAAATTACCGCGCCAGCGCGCTGCATACGGCTAAAGCTGTCGCTATCTTCCGACGGCAGCACGTCCGGCAGCAGAATCTCGCCCCGCCCAGCGTCGGCCGCGCCTTCAGCCCCACGGCGTCTTCCAGCCAGTTCAGCCTGTGCGATGACCAGTTTCAATGCTTTCATCTTCACATCCGCAATGGTTCGGCGTTTCAGCAAGGCCGAGGAAATCGCCAAAGCCATCCCTTCACTGGCTTTTCGCCAACTGGCGAAATTGTTGCGCCATTCTGCCATCGGTGGTTCTCAGCAATGTTCCGGTTACCCCACCACCGGTTGATTTATGAAGTTTTGAGGACCACTTAAAAGCTttaccacattcttcacatttgtagggtttctccccggtatgaattattttatgtttcagaAGGGCTGAGAAAttgttaaaagctttgccacattcttcacatttgtacaATTTCTCCCTAGTATGAATTAGCTTATGTTTCTTAAGGGTTGAGGGATTGTTAAAatctttgccacattcttcacatttgtagggtttctccagtatgaattactTTATGTCTCGtaaggtgtgaggattgcttaaaagctttgccacattcttcacatttgtatggtttcttcccagtatgaattatcttatgtttcATAAGGGTTGAGGAAttgttaaaagctttgccacattcttcacatttgtagggtttctttccagtatgaattatcttatgttttcTAAGGGCTGAGAAATgcttaaaagctttgccacattgttCACATTTGcagggtttttctccagtgtgaattacCTTATGTAAAGTAAGTTTTGACAACCACTTAAAAGCTttaccacattcttcacatttgtagggtttctctccactaTGAATTATCTCATGTTTTCTAAGGGTTGAGGACTGgctaaaagctttgccacattcttcacatttgtagggtttctttcCAGTGTGAATTACCTTATGTTTTCTAAGGGCTGAGAAATgcttaaaagctttgccacattcttcacatttgcagggtttctctccagtatgaattacctTATGTACAGTAAGTTTTGACAACCACTTAAAAGCTTTACCACATTCTTCATTTGTAGGGGCTTTCCCCAGTATGAATGATCTTATGTTTCATAACGGTGGAAAAAttgttaaaagctttgccacattcttcacatttgtacaATTTCTCCCTAGTATGAATTACCTTATGTTTTCTGAGGGCTGGGAATTgcttaaaagctttgccacattctctTCACATTTTGTGTGTGGTTTCTCCTGTATGAATTACCTTATGTAAAGTAAGTTTTGAGGACCACTTAAAAGCTttaccacattcttcacatttgtagggtttctctccagtatgaattatcacATGTTTTCTAAGGGTTGAGGACAGGCtgaaagctttgccacattcttcacatttgtatggtttctttCCAGTGTGAATTATCTTATGTCTTCTAAGGGCTGAGAAatggttaaaagctttgccacactcttcacatttgtagggtttctctccagtatgaattgcTTTATGTCTAGTAAGGTGTGAGGATTGCCtgaaagctttgccacattcttcacatttgtatggtttcctaccagtatgaattatcttatgtttcATAAGGGTTGAGGACTGactaaaagctttgccacattcttcacatttgtacaATTTCTCTCTAGTATGAATTACCTTATGTTTTCTAAGGGCTGAGAAATGCTTAAAAGCTTTGGCCACATTCTTT contains:
- the LOC116271607 gene encoding zinc finger protein 708-like; the encoded protein is MAEWRNNFASWRKASEGMALAISSALLKRRTIADVKMKALKLVIAQAELAGRRRGAEGAADAGRGEILLPDVLPSEDSDSFSRMQRAGAVIFLKPYSIYTGEKRHKCKEFGKTFKCFSELTEHKIIATREILYKCEGCGKASNGFSNLTEYKIIYIREKPYKCEERGKAFNWSLNLTELKIINTEEKTYKYKKCDKAFNWFSDLTEHKIVYTEDKLYKCEECDSAFNQFSNFTRHKEIHTGEKLYKCEESGNTFSQSSTLTKQDNSMGEKPYKCEMNNVITILQFLINNLYCR